From a single Sorghum bicolor cultivar BTx623 chromosome 5, Sorghum_bicolor_NCBIv3, whole genome shotgun sequence genomic region:
- the LOC8057152 gene encoding chlorophyll a-b binding protein CP26, chloroplastic has protein sequence MALAPSKILGTQLNFAGSSRYATAAPTAGAQKIVSLFSKKPAQKPKPVPVSSSSPDISDELAKWYGPDRRIYLPDGLLDRSEVPEYLTGEVPGDYGYDPFGLGKKPEDFAKYQAYELIHARWAMLGAAGAVIPEACNKFGANCGPEAVWFKTGALLLDGNTLNYFGNSIPINLVVAVIAEVVLVGGAEYYRIINGLDLEDKLHPGGPFDPLGLASDPDQAAILKVKEIKNGRLAMFSMLAFFIQAYVTGEGPVENLAKHLSDPFGNNLLTVISGAAERTPSL, from the exons atggcgctcgCTCCATCGAAGATTCTGGGCACCCAGCTCAACTTCGCCGGCTCCTCCCGCTACGCCACCGCAGCGCCCACCGCGGGGGCTCAGAAGATTGTCTCCCTCTTCAGCAAGAAGCCTGCCCAGAAGCCAAAGCCCGTTCCTGTATCGTCCTCTTCTCCAGACATCAGCGACGAGCTCGCCAAGTGGTATG GTCCTGACAGGAGGATCTACCTGCCAGATGGTCTCTTGGACCGCTCCGAGGTGCCGGAGTACCTCACCGGAGAGGTCCCTGGAGA CTATGGCTACGACCCTTTTGGCCTGGGCAAGAAGCCAGAGGACTTCGCCAA GTACCAGGCCTACGAGCTGATCCATGCCAGATGGGCCATGCTCGGTGCCGCTGGCGCTGTCATCCCAGAGGCCTGCAACAAGTTCGGCGCTAACTGCGGCCCTGAGGCCGTCTGGTTCAAG ACCGGCGCCCTGCTCCTGGACGGCAACACCCTGAACTACTTCGGCAACAGCATCCCCATCAACCTGGTGGTGGCCGTGATCGCGGAGGTCGTCCTTGTCGGCGGCGCCGAGTACTACCGGATCATCAACGGACTGGACCTTGAGGACAAGCTGCACCCTGGTGGGCCCTTCGACCCGCTGGGCTTGGCCAGTGACCCCGACCAGGCCGCCATCCTCAAGGTGAAGGAGATCAAGAACGGCCGGCTCGCCATGTTCTCCATGCTCGCCTTCTTCATCCAGGCCTACGTCACCGGCGAAGGCCCCGTCGAGAACCTCGCCAAGCACCTCAGCGACCCCTTCGGCAACAACCTGCTCACCGTCATCTCCGGCGCCGCCGAGAGGACGCCCAGCCTGTGA
- the LOC8057153 gene encoding glycine-rich cell wall structural protein, translating into MTGGGTWESTRDRSPVLFSWPVRHETHGKTATEKPWKGRGGSRTSRGGEKIRMGAKKQGGGGGGDQKGLLWRLPKVTSKELGKIGPALGIGIGCGAGAGVGFFGGAGLGYGFPGLTLGFGVGAGCGVGIGFGYGLGKGIAYDENKRYSNVGKMFQEAPHLPTDTVVGLFDELVINTKKFVSATSKGIEKWR; encoded by the exons ATGACCGGGGGTGGGACTTGGGAGTCCACGAGAGATCGATCCCCTGTCCTGTTCAGTTGGCCAGTTCGACACGAAACACACGGCAAAACCGCAACAGAAAAGCCTTGGAAGGGTCGAGGCGGAAGCAGAACAAGCCGAGGAGGGGAGAAGATTCGGATGGGGGCGAAGAAGCagggaggaggcggcggaggaGACCAGAAGGGCCTCCTGTGGAGGCTGCCGAAGGTCACCTCTAAGGAGCTCGGCAAGATAGGCCCCGCCCTCGGAATCGGCATCGGCTGCGGCGCCGGCGCAGGCGTCGGATTCTTTGGCG GTGCAGGATTAGGCTATGGATTTCCTGGACTCACATTAGGCTTTGGAGTTGGAGCTGGATGTGGTGTAGGAATTGGTTTTGGTTATGGGTTGGGCAAAGGAATTGCATACGATGAAAACAAAAGATACTCCAATGTTGGCAAAATGTTCCAGGAAGCTCCACATCTGCCTAC GGACACTGTTGTTGGTTTATTTGACGAGCTGGTTATAAACACCAAGAAGTTTGTGTCAGCAACATCAAAAGGAATCGAAAAATGGCGTTGA